One region of Carya illinoinensis cultivar Pawnee chromosome 8, C.illinoinensisPawnee_v1, whole genome shotgun sequence genomic DNA includes:
- the LOC122274694 gene encoding uncharacterized protein LOC122274694 → MLYRLKEQNEGHLLAEIIDLQMEVDILLEEENSNWQQRVKKNWLREGDRNIAFFHKCASQRRKQNTISKIFNEVGQELRSQQEISHEFQQYFQNLFTSFNPIGIAECLTALPSKLTTEMRAMLSQPFSKTEVKKALISMNPLGSPGPDGFPAVCFLDHWSTVDRRVTRAVLSILNGGKWSNGVNETFITSIPKKTTPLADD, encoded by the coding sequence ATGTTATACCGTCTCAAAGAACAAAATGAAGGACATCTGCTTGCTGAAATCATAGACCTTCAGATGGAAGTGGACATTCTGCTTGAAGAGGAAAACTCTAATTGGCAACAAAGAGTTAAGAAAAACTGGCTTAGGGAGGGGGATAGGAACATTGCCTTCTTCCATAAATGTGCCAGCCAAAGAAGAAAGCAAAATACCATCTCTAAGATTTTCAATGAGGTAGGTCAGGAGTTAAGAAGTCAACAGGAAATCAGTCATGAGTTCCAACAATACTTCCAGAATCTGTTTACCTCATTCAACCCCATTGGCATAGCTGAGTGTCTCACAGCCTTGCCCAGTAAACTCACAACAGAAATGAGGGCAATGCTCTCCCAACCTTTCTCTAAAACAGAAGTGAAGAAGGCTTTGATTAGCATGAATCCACTGGGATCCCCTGGCCCAGATGGATTCCCAGCTGTGTGCTTCCTGGATCATTGGTCCACGGTGGACAGAAGAGTCACCAGAGCAGTACTCTCAATTCTCAATGGTGGCAAGTGGTCAAATGGAGTGAATGAGACATTTATTACTTCAATTCCCAAGAAAACAACTCCCCTTGCAGATGACTAA
- the LOC122274695 gene encoding uncharacterized protein LOC122274695: protein MTFRARARAFRASVSSPVYITKSICGSTTPSEGWISSWMNSPNSTSDRHSSSPLARMLTLLRKDDLDIPYLSLMESNMEQQQKVSTSSLPIYLVT from the exons ATGACGTTTCGTGCTAGAGCTCGAGCCTTTAGGGCCTCCGTATCTAGCCCCGTTTACATCACCAAGAGCATATGTGGGTCTACCACACC GTCGGAAGGTTGGATTTCGAGttggatgaacagccctaattCTACCAGCGATCGGCACTCCTCTAGTCCTCTCGCCAGAATGTTGACTCTGTTGAGGAAGGATGATTTGGACATACCTTATTTGAGCCTCATGGAGTCTAATATGGAGCAACAGCAAAAGGTCTCTACCTCCTCATTGCCCATATATCTGGTCACTTGA
- the LOC122318129 gene encoding putative receptor protein kinase ZmPK1 translates to MSSKNSDPVAEGYLLMSRFKRFKFSELKKGTRGFVEVIGRGGGGVVYKGILPDKRVAAIERLDEANQGEAEFLTEVNTIGRLNHMNLIDMLGYCVEGKHRLLLYENMEHGSLADKLTSNELDWEKFDIAVGTAKGLAYLHEECLEWVLHCDVKPHNILLDSNYQPKVADFGLSKLLNRGERDHSNFSKMRGTRGYMAPEWVYNRPITSKVDVYSYGIVVLEMVTGKSPTGTQHSPGGGGAKEYNRLDSLVREKIMMHADGEASRESWNIEEIVDPSMGGRYDSAKMELLLKVAWQCVAEDKDDRPTMTQVVEMLCCDEVN, encoded by the coding sequence ATGAGCAGTAAGAATTCCGACCCAGTTGCAGAAGGATACCTCCTGATGTCTAGATTCAAGCGATTCAAGTTTTCTGAGCTGAAAAAGGGCACACGGGGATTCGTTGAAGTGATTGGACGAGGAGGGGGTGGTGTAGTATACAAAGGTATACTGCCCGATAAGCGAGTTGCAGCAATCGAAAGACTCGACGAAGCTAACCAAGGAGAAGCCGAATTCCTAACAGAAGTAAATACCATTGGGAGGCTTAACCACATGAACTTGATAGATATGTTGGGATACTGCGTAGAGGGAAAGCATAGGCTTCTGTTGTACGAGAACATGGAACATGGATCCTTAGCAGATAAACTTACTTCTAACGAACTTGATTGGGAAAAATTTGACATTGCAGTGGGCACAGCGAAAGGCCTAGCTTATTTGCATGAAGAGTGCCTAGAGTGGGTTTTACATTGTGATGTAAAGCCTCATAACATACTCTTGGACTCCAACTATCAACCAAAGGTAGCAGATTTTGGTCTGTCTAAACTACTGAATAGAGGTGAGCGTGATCATTCAAACTTCTCAAAGATGAGAGGAACTAGAGGTTATATGGCTCCTGAATGGGTTTATAATCGTCCCATCACCTCTAAAGTTGATGTCTATAGCTATGGGATTGTGGTGCTGGAAATGGTTACGGGAAAGAGCCCCACAGGTACGCAGCATAGCCCTGGTGGCGGAGGGGCGAAAGAGTATAATAGATTGGACTCGCTGGTGAGGGAGAAGATCATGATGCATGCTGATGGTGAAGCTTCAAGGGAGTCGTGGAATATTGAGGAGATTGTAGATCCAAGCATGGGCGGCAGATATGACTCGGCTAAGATGGAACTTCTGCTCAAGGTGGCTTGGCAATGCGTTGCAGAAGATAAGGATGATAGGCCCACCATGACCCAGGTTGTAGAGATGCTTTGCTGCGACGAGGtcaactga
- the LOC122274696 gene encoding putative receptor protein kinase ZmPK1, which produces MAGPSANISILTMDISIFFLLLMLIQTPLLSSSPKTFDVLRGSSLSVEDPSDKLVSLNGDFSAGFFPVGENAFCFAIWLTRSSAPTVVWMANRDDPVDGTGSQLSLSKDGKLRLTNSAGITVWATRTAASTPLESSKLQLQLQNTGNLVLNHSESGVIWQSFDSPTDTLLPQQTLTRISTLVSKSSEVDCSSGYYKLFFDNDNVLRLLYQGPVVSSLYWPDPELSDPGLAGRSMYNSSRAAVLNESGYFWSSDHLVIQATDFGVKTHRRLTIDRDGNLRLYGLEAMNEGWDWGFKMKDPPDWSFGCEAEFNIPCNQSHGKLSSFVQLSHFHFYGYDLEFLPNVTLQHCENECLTTCSCKGFQFVFKADYGGYLCYPKYKLYNGQLTPNFEGDLYLRVPKAGFVYNKTLDAAESRLN; this is translated from the exons ATGGCGGGGCCGTCTGCAAACATTTCCATTCTCACCATGGATATCTcaattttcttccttcttcttatgcTCATCCAAACTCCTCTCCTATCTTCATCACCAAAAACATTTGACGTTCTCAGAGGTTCATCTTTATCTGTTGAGGACCCAAGCGACAAACTGGTTTCTCTCAATGGTGATTTCTCTGCGGGATTTTTCCCGGTCGGTGAAAACGCTTTCTGCTTTGCCATATGGTTGACAAGGTCCTCAGCTCCGACCGTTGTTTGGATGGCAAACCGAGATGATCCGGTTGATGGAACAGGTTCACAGCTTTCGCTTTCGAAAGATGGCAAGCTTCGCCTAACAAACTCCGCCGGTATAACCGTTTGGGCCACCAGAACAGCAGCCTCGACCCCTTTAgagtcctcgaaattgcaactACAGCTCCAAAACACCGGAAATCTTGTTCTAAATCATTCTGAGAGTGGTGTCATCTGGCAGAGCTTTGATTCACCAACAGATACTCTTCTTCCACAACAAACGCTAACCAGGATTTCAACCCTCGTATCAAAATCAAGCGAAGTAGACTGTTCTTCTGGCTACTATAAGCTATTTTTTGACAACGATAATGTCCTTCGTCTGTTATACCAAGGTCCTGTTGTATCCAGTCTCTACTGGCCTGATCCAGAGCTTAGTGATCCTGGACTAGCCGGAAGGTCTATGTACAACTCTAGTAGAGCTGCAGTACTGAACGAGTCGGGCTATTTCTGGTCGTCTGATCATTTGGTGATCCAAGCTACAGATTTTGGTGTGAAAACTCACAGAAGATTAACTATTGATCGTGATGGTAACCTTCGATTATACGGCCTGGAAGCAATGAATGAAGGGTGGGATTGG GGATTCAAGATGAAAGATCCACCTGATTGGTCTTTTGggtgtgaagcagaattcaatATCCCTTGCAATCAGAGTCATGGAAAGCTGTCTAGTTTTGTCCAACtttctcattttcatttctatGGCTACGATTTAGAGTTCCTGCCGAATGTGACCTTACAACACTGTGAAAACGAATGCCTAACGACGTGTAGTTGCAAAGGTTTCCAATTTGTATTTAAAGCAGATTACGGTGGCTATTTATGTTACCCCAAGTATAAGTTATACAATGGACAACTTACACCAAATTTTGAGGGAGACTTGTATTTAAGAGTACCCAAAGCTGGTTTCGTCTATAACAAGACGCTTGATGCCGCCGAATCAAGGTTGAATTGA